The Carassius auratus strain Wakin unplaced genomic scaffold, ASM336829v1 scaf_tig00214369, whole genome shotgun sequence genome window below encodes:
- the LOC113091936 gene encoding E3 ubiquitin-protein ligase UHRF2-like, whose translation MVVVRFLESEATLQGIIGKVQDAIGCHDPMVLTDVQGNAILESEGTTGSQYWKQNARKILAIQEQAFQEVQGSKRRRMSRKDEDAAGIGEVTEKIEELVLASQTLPDITAAIRELTNLAATQRVILTPSQLQTIKQGFCCVICMKFIEEPVFTECCRSIIGCKTCVVQWQETSVHCAKCRGNTANNTIYEINGLSDTFSVLRSLYEEE comes from the exons ATGGTGGTGGTCCGGTTTTTGGAATCTGAGGCTACCCTTCAGGGGATCATTGGTAAAGTTCAAGATGCCATTGGATGTCATGACCCAATGGTATTGACTGATGTGCAGGGGAATGCAATTTTGGAGTCAGAAGGCACAACTG GGTCCCAGTACTGGAAACAAAATGCAAGAAAGATTCTTGCTATACAAGAACAGGCCTTCCAGGAGGTGCAGGGCTCTAAAAGGAGGAGAATGAG CCGAAAAGATGAAGATGCTGCCGGAATTGGAGAGGTCACTGAGAAGATAGAAGAGCTTGTACTGGCATCACAGACCTTACCAGATATCACTGCAGCAATCAGAGAGCTCACCAATCTAGCTGCCACTCAAAGAGTGATCCTGACTCCTTCACAGCTACAGACCATCAAGCAAGGATTCTGCTGTGTTATTTGTATGA AATTCATCGAGGAGCCAGTCTTCACCGAGTGTTGCCGGAGCATTATTGGCTGCAAAACATGTGTGGTACAGTGGCAGGAGACCTCTGTGCACTGTGCAAAATGTAGAGGGAACACTGCAAACAACACCATATATGAAATTAATGGTCTGTCAGATACTTTTTCTGTTCTGAGATCCCTTTATGAAGAGGAGTAA